A stretch of the Zeugodacus cucurbitae isolate PBARC_wt_2022May chromosome 6, idZeuCucr1.2, whole genome shotgun sequence genome encodes the following:
- the LOC128922676 gene encoding uncharacterized protein LOC128922676, giving the protein MYAYASHWSQAEVRKNSQFYRAPPYATGTITAEQQVAVGKIGGPSKKVEIDESKFGKRKYNKGRRVQGHWVLGMVEDGSDDLRLEVCPDNVRSSEVLIPLIQKHVAEGTIIYTDCWKAYDCLTSTGMSTAV; this is encoded by the exons ATGTACGCCTATGCCTCGCATTGGTCACAAGCCGAAGTTCGGAAAAACAGCCAGTTTTATCGAGCTCCACCATATGCGACTGGTACAATTACTGCCGAACAGCAGGTAGCGGTGGGAAAAATTGGCGGCCCTagcaaaaaagttgaaatcgaTGAAAGTAAATTCGGTAAACGAAAATACAACAAAg gaAGGAGAGTTCAAGGCCACTGGGTATTGGGAATGGTAGAGGACGGCAGCGACGATTTAAGGTTAGAAGTATGTCCGGACAACGTACGGTCTTCCGAGGTGCTCATACCTCTAATTCAAAAGCATGTCGCAGAAGGTACAATAATATATACCGACTGCTGGAAGGCATATGACTGCTTGACAAGCACGGGTATGAGCACCGCCGTGTAA